The following proteins come from a genomic window of Nocardiopsis sp. YSL2:
- a CDS encoding DUF4142 domain-containing protein: protein MVLRSTPRQDEGADRTDTGSGTAVRRLRRRSPRSVELVGVAGFLVVAALTVFMIAPNGSTSVSGVFWNDWVSTEFGPLGPADVDALIKVRQAGLWEIPVGQQAQDRAQLDRVREVGATLAEDHILMDEQLRGVAAQLDVRLPSTPNPDQQRWMDELSGLSGAEFDRVFANRLRFAHGEVIAVLAEVRAGTRNELVRSFCQHGMLMVLRHITLLESTGLVEYEDLPEPRPPERRPQN, encoded by the coding sequence ATGGTTCTCCGGAGCACCCCCCGCCAGGACGAGGGGGCCGACCGCACCGACACCGGGTCCGGTACCGCCGTCCGACGGCTGCGCCGGCGCTCACCCCGCTCGGTCGAACTGGTCGGCGTCGCCGGCTTCCTGGTCGTGGCCGCGCTGACCGTCTTCATGATCGCGCCCAACGGCTCCACGAGCGTGTCGGGCGTGTTCTGGAACGACTGGGTGAGCACCGAGTTCGGTCCCCTCGGGCCGGCCGACGTGGACGCGCTGATCAAGGTGCGCCAGGCCGGGCTGTGGGAGATCCCGGTCGGCCAGCAGGCCCAGGACCGGGCGCAGCTGGACCGGGTCCGCGAGGTCGGCGCGACCCTGGCCGAGGACCACATCCTCATGGACGAGCAGCTGCGCGGCGTCGCCGCCCAGCTCGACGTGCGGCTGCCGAGCACGCCCAACCCCGACCAGCAGCGCTGGATGGACGAGCTGTCCGGGCTGTCCGGGGCGGAGTTCGACCGGGTCTTCGCCAACCGGCTGCGCTTCGCGCACGGCGAGGTCATCGCGGTCCTGGCCGAGGTCCGGGCCGGCACCCGGAACGAGCTGGTCAGGTCCTTCTGCCAGCACGGCATGCTCATGGTGCTCAGGCACATCACACTGCTGGAGAGCACCGGCCTGGTCGAGTACGAGGACCTGCCCGAGCCCCGCCCGCCGGAGCGGCGCCCGCAGAACTGA
- a CDS encoding NADH-quinone oxidoreductase subunit NuoF family protein encodes MTTVTIGRPRLTAGLDAHERVDHDTHVRLHGGLPRLAADDLIALAGLGGLRGRGGAGFPFARKLRAVQRSAHHRQTPARVVVNAAEGEPGSAKDAMLVERVPHLVLDGAELAARALGAREVVVGIADRAGRGTDDPLQESLRAAVAERRSTIGFRVVRMPHRFVSGQAGALVQGINGRAPVPPGNPRRTSESGVAGLPTLLSNAETYAHVALLALGGADQYAAVGTADQPGTVLLTVGGSTVVEAPAGTPLTRVLHVCGVSPGQAVLVGGYHGAWLAPDVVARAHLSRREMADVGGTLGAGIVLPLSRTTCPLGEVARVLRYLADESAGQCGPCLRGLPALAESFTALIGGEGAPEAVLTAAGVGEGKGACAHPDGSAVFARSALAVFAEDMSTHALTGGCGRPVVGELPLTDEPDHRHARLLLDWSRCDGHGLCAELLPELVRLDRNGYPEEPDVPVPEPLAGDAELAVRMCPALALRVRQPS; translated from the coding sequence ATGACCACCGTCACCATCGGCCGGCCCCGCCTGACCGCGGGGCTGGACGCACACGAACGCGTCGACCACGACACCCACGTGCGCCTGCACGGCGGCCTGCCGCGGCTGGCCGCCGACGACCTCATCGCACTCGCCGGGCTCGGCGGCCTGCGCGGCCGCGGCGGCGCCGGGTTCCCCTTCGCCCGCAAGCTCCGCGCCGTGCAGCGCTCGGCGCACCACCGCCAGACCCCCGCCCGGGTGGTGGTCAACGCCGCCGAGGGCGAACCCGGTAGCGCCAAGGACGCGATGCTGGTGGAACGCGTGCCCCACCTGGTGCTCGACGGCGCCGAACTGGCGGCCCGCGCCCTCGGGGCGCGCGAGGTGGTGGTGGGGATCGCCGACCGGGCCGGCCGCGGCACCGACGACCCACTCCAGGAGTCGCTGCGCGCGGCGGTGGCCGAGCGCCGGTCCACCATCGGCTTCCGGGTGGTGCGGATGCCCCACCGGTTCGTGTCCGGACAGGCCGGCGCGCTCGTACAGGGCATCAACGGCAGGGCGCCGGTGCCGCCCGGCAACCCTCGGCGCACGAGCGAGAGCGGGGTCGCGGGCCTGCCGACGCTGCTGTCCAACGCCGAGACCTACGCCCACGTGGCACTGCTGGCCCTGGGCGGGGCCGACCAGTACGCGGCGGTGGGCACGGCCGACCAACCCGGGACGGTCCTGCTCACGGTCGGCGGATCCACGGTCGTGGAGGCACCCGCCGGTACCCCGCTGACGCGGGTCCTGCACGTGTGCGGGGTCTCCCCGGGCCAGGCGGTGCTCGTCGGCGGCTACCACGGCGCCTGGCTGGCTCCCGACGTCGTGGCCCGCGCGCACCTGTCGCGCCGGGAGATGGCCGACGTCGGGGGGACCCTGGGCGCGGGCATCGTCCTGCCGCTGTCCCGGACGACCTGCCCGCTGGGCGAGGTCGCCCGCGTCCTGCGCTATCTGGCCGACGAGAGCGCCGGCCAGTGCGGTCCGTGCCTGCGCGGCCTGCCCGCCCTCGCCGAGTCGTTCACCGCTCTGATCGGCGGCGAGGGCGCCCCGGAGGCCGTGCTCACCGCCGCGGGGGTCGGTGAGGGCAAGGGCGCGTGCGCGCACCCGGACGGCAGCGCGGTCTTCGCGCGCAGCGCGCTGGCGGTGTTCGCCGAGGACATGTCCACCCACGCCCTCACCGGGGGGTGCGGGCGCCCGGTCGTGGGCGAGCTGCCGCTGACCGACGAACCGGACCACCGGCACGCCCGGCTGCTGCTGGACTGGTCGCGCTGCGACGGGCACGGGCTGTGCGCGGAACTCCTGCCGGAGCTGGTCCGGCTGGACCGCAACGGCTACCCGGAGGAGCCGGACGTCCCGGTGCCCGAGCCGCTGGCCGGCGACGCCGAGCTGGCCGTGCGGATGTGCCCGGCCCTGGCCCTGCGCGTGCGCCAACCCTCGTAG
- a CDS encoding universal stress protein produces MDGATTTRWVVVGVDGTESSRHALEWAANQAAQRGLGVRIVTAAGPLAGVGAFTGLGDAEPVPPDDTDTSGASLLLDYAGDWVARLFPELEVQTRLSYARPVDALLAEASAEGCAAVVVGSRGLGGIVAAFVGSVGIELAARAPVPVVVLPREHASAHGVRGRVIVGTDGSEPSRRAVDVAFRHAEFARTELVAVSAWQPLVAFAAATGPIPPELFDDATAAEAARQSLEEEIAEPRLRHPGVTVSTRVVRAHPVVALLEEATPADLIVVGSRGRGGFRGLLLGSVSHSVLHGARGPVAIVR; encoded by the coding sequence ATGGACGGCGCAACCACGACACGGTGGGTGGTCGTGGGGGTGGACGGCACCGAGTCCAGTCGCCACGCGTTGGAGTGGGCGGCCAACCAGGCCGCGCAACGCGGCCTCGGAGTCCGCATCGTGACGGCGGCGGGGCCGCTGGCGGGCGTGGGCGCGTTCACCGGGCTCGGCGACGCCGAACCCGTGCCCCCGGACGACACCGACACCAGCGGTGCGTCCCTCCTGCTCGACTACGCCGGCGACTGGGTCGCCCGTCTGTTCCCCGAACTGGAGGTCCAGACCCGGTTGTCCTACGCGCGGCCGGTCGACGCCCTGCTGGCCGAGGCCTCCGCCGAGGGGTGCGCGGCGGTGGTGGTCGGCTCGCGCGGACTGGGCGGGATCGTCGCCGCGTTCGTGGGTTCGGTGGGCATCGAACTGGCCGCCCGCGCCCCGGTGCCGGTGGTCGTGCTGCCCCGCGAGCACGCCTCGGCCCACGGGGTGCGGGGACGGGTGATCGTGGGGACCGACGGATCCGAGCCCAGCCGGCGGGCGGTCGACGTCGCGTTCCGCCACGCGGAGTTCGCGCGGACCGAACTCGTGGCGGTGAGCGCCTGGCAGCCGCTGGTGGCCTTCGCCGCGGCGACCGGCCCCATCCCGCCCGAGCTCTTCGACGACGCCACCGCCGCCGAGGCCGCGCGCCAGTCGCTGGAGGAGGAGATCGCCGAGCCGCGGCTGCGCCACCCCGGGGTGACCGTGAGCACCCGGGTGGTGCGCGCGCACCCGGTGGTCGCCCTGTTGGAGGAGGCCACGCCCGCCGACCTCATCGTCGTGGGCTCCCGGGGGCGCGGCGGCTTCCGCGGCCTGCTGCTGGGCTCGGTCAGCCACTCCGTCCTGCACGGAGCCAGGGGCCCGGTCGCCATCGTGCGCTGA
- a CDS encoding DUF998 domain-containing protein, producing MPHTISDHVHWDQRDGRVAAVAASIVFSFWVVEVVLPGVGAAQGVLADPDSSFGRFLDDAHRIASILVVLAAALGLSLGARWSRRWLTVSWASMAVFGAASLTASVLPGPCAVSTDVACAAESLVEGLAGATVAQAAVSVVAMLAGLLGVVSLAVSLRLHGIRSWLPVAVVAALQAVAVTAVLVLAGRVLATDGSGAPGVTLGLLERAHLVTVALWLLCAGVLPGPWKRTPRSSLSASG from the coding sequence ATGCCCCACACCATTTCGGACCATGTGCACTGGGACCAGCGGGACGGTCGTGTCGCGGCCGTGGCCGCCTCGATCGTCTTCAGTTTCTGGGTCGTGGAGGTCGTCCTGCCGGGTGTCGGGGCGGCGCAGGGCGTCCTGGCCGATCCCGACTCGTCCTTCGGCCGGTTCCTGGACGACGCGCACCGCATCGCGTCGATCCTGGTCGTGCTCGCCGCCGCCCTGGGCCTGTCCCTGGGCGCGCGCTGGTCGCGCCGGTGGCTGACGGTGTCGTGGGCCTCGATGGCGGTGTTCGGCGCCGCCTCGCTCACCGCGTCCGTGCTGCCCGGCCCGTGCGCGGTGTCCACCGACGTCGCGTGCGCCGCGGAGTCCCTGGTCGAGGGGCTCGCCGGAGCCACCGTGGCCCAGGCGGCGGTGTCCGTGGTCGCCATGCTCGCGGGCCTGCTGGGCGTGGTGTCCCTGGCGGTGAGCCTGCGGCTCCACGGGATCCGGTCGTGGCTGCCGGTGGCCGTCGTCGCCGCGCTCCAGGCCGTGGCTGTCACGGCCGTGCTGGTCCTGGCGGGCCGCGTGCTGGCCACTGACGGCTCCGGAGCCCCGGGGGTCACGCTCGGGCTCCTGGAACGCGCCCACCTGGTGACGGTCGCACTGTGGCTGCTCTGCGCCGGCGTCCTCCCCGGCCCGTGGAAGCGGACCCCCCGCAGCAGCCTCTCCGCGTCCGGCTAG